One window of the Lytechinus pictus isolate F3 Inbred chromosome 5, Lp3.0, whole genome shotgun sequence genome contains the following:
- the LOC135154055 gene encoding uncharacterized protein LOC135154055 — MFVDLESRIHQYNEEQHQTCAKIEQTSDNQTVIAICTPLMKRVHEKIRHSGEMVFVDSSGNCDRHNCRIFVLLTHSSAGGLPLGIVVTTSESQSTITAGFNLLKSILPEDAFTGRGAYGPQVAMTDDSKSLRQGLHAVYPECSLLLCIFHLLQAMWRWLWDAHSGIPKQYRPYLLGLFKSLVYAESVGDLDARHNHLVNDEIVRKYPKFQAYVDTVYQRRKVWALCLHKELPTQGNRTNNFAESAMRVIKEKVFQRLKAYNVTQAVHFLCTRMEDYYVRKLVDVANNRMCNPSQSKYHADDGDVNFNNIVKVNGKFQFNDCEKD, encoded by the coding sequence ATGTTTGTAGATCTGGAGAGCAGGATACATCAATATAATGAAGAACAGCACCAGACCTGTGCAAAAATTGAGCAGACATCTGACAATCAAACTGTCATCGCAATATGCACTCCTTTAATGAAAAGAGTGCATGAAAAAATTAGACACAGTGGAGAGATGGTTTTTGTTGACTCTAGTGGTAATTGCGATAGGCACAATTGCCGGATTTTTGTACTGCTGACTCATTCTTCTGCAGGAGGACTACCATTAGGGATTGTAGTGACGACCTCAGAGTCACAATCAACCATAACAGCTGGTTTTAACCTCTTGAAGTCTATACTACCTGAAGATGCATTCACTGGACGAGGTGCATATGGTCCTCAGGTTGCCATGACGGACGACAGCAAATCACTTCGTCAAGGACTGCATGCAGTTTACCCCGAGTGCTCGTTGCTCCTCTGCATCTTTCATCTCCTACAGGCAATGTGGAGGTGGTTGTGGGATGCGCATAGTGGCATCCCAAAACAATACCGACCCTATCTTCTCGGCCTCTTCAAAAGTCTTGTGTACGCTGAGAGCGTTGGTGACCTGGATGCACGTCACAATCATCTGGTGAATGATGAAATCGTCCGTAAATATCCCAAGTTCCAGGCCTATGTAGACACGGTATACCAGAGACGTAAGGTATGGGCACTTTGCCTGCACAAGGAGCTGCCAACTCAAGGGAACAGAACCAACAATTTTGCAGAGAGTGCTATGAGGGTCATCAAAGAGAAGGTCTTTCAGCGCTTGAAGGCATACAATGTCACCCAAGCGGTGCACTTCCTCTGCACTCGGATGGAGGACTACTATGTACGTAAGCTGGTGGATGTTGCTAACAATAGGATGTGTAACCCTTCCCAGTCAAAGTACCATGCAGACGATGGTGACGTCAACTTCAACAACATCGTCAAGGTGAATGGCAAGTTTCAATTTAATGATTGTGAGAAAGATTGA